The sequence GTACAAATCGTACAGGTCCATCTCCGCGACCTTGTCCTCGCCCTTGAATACCTTGAAAAACAGCGTCCCATGCTCCTCCACTATCTTGCTGATCTGGTCAAAGGATTTCACGTATCCCTTGGACTTGAAAAATTCGCCCTTGAGTTTGACGTAATAGCCGTTTTCATGGGTGAAACGCATGAAGGCGATGGTTTCGATCTCCGACGTTTCGTGGGTCACGTCCGCGAAATAGCCATGCAGCTTCATGTACTCCTGAAAGGCCGGCAGATTGATGTCCCGCAGATCTTCATCCAGGCGCATTCGGTAGGACACCAGACGGAAAAACAGGTCCGCGGTCAGGCCCAGATTACGCGCGTCCGCGGAAAAGGCCTGGATGCGTTTCACGGCCTTGAGCAAAGTCAGCAGTTTGCTGTTCTCGATGCGTTGGTCCCCCTCGCCCTGCAAGACGAACTGGTTCGCGGTCTTTTCCAGAAGAAACGTGTCCATTTCATCCGCGTCATGGATGTACTTCTCGAAATTGGCCTTGTGGATGCGAAACAACGGAGGCTGTCCGATGTAGACGTATCCCTGGTCGATCAGAGAGCGGAATTTGCGGAAAAAGAAAGTCAGCAGCAGGGTTCGGATGTGCGAGCCGTCCACGTCCGCGTCGGTCATGATGATCACCTTGTGGTAGCGCAGGCGGCTCAAATCTACATCTTCTTCCCCGGTGCCCACGCCCATGGCCGTGATCAGGGCCTGGATTTCCTTGTTGGACAGTATCTTGTCCATCCGCGTCTTCTCCACGTTCAAAATCTTGCCGCGCAGGGGCAAAATGGCCTGAAACTTGGGATTACGGCCCTGCTTGGCCGAACCGCCGGCGCTGTCGCCCTCGACGATGAACAGCTCGCTTTCCTCAGGATTCTTGGTCTGACAGTCAGCCAGCTTTCCAGGCAGGGAAAAACCAGCCAGAGGCCCCTTGCGCACCAGTTCCTTGGCCTTGCGCGCTGCCTCCCGAGCCCGGGCCGTGTCCACGATCTTCTCAATGATCGCCTTGGCGTCCTTAGGATTTTCCTCCAGATAACGGTTCAAGGTCTCGTAAACCGAGGAGGAGACGATTCCGGCGACCTCGCTGTTGCCCAGCTTGGTCTTGGTCTGGCCTTCGAACTGGGGATCCGGATGCTTCAGGCTGATCACCGCGGTCAGCCCCTCGCGCACGTCGTCTCCGGAGATCTTGACCTTGCTCTTTTTGGCCGCGTCCGAGTTCGTGGCGTAGTTGTTGATGGCCCTGGTCAGGGCGGACTTGAAGCCCGCCAAGTGTGAACCGCCTTCGTGGGTGCAGATGTTGTTCACGAAGGTGTGAACGTTTTCCTTGTAATTGGTGTTGTACTGCAGGGCGAATTCCGTGATCACGCCGCCGGCTTCGCTGGTTCCGGAAATGATCTGGCCGATGGTCTGCTCGCTGGCGTTGAGGTCCTCGATAAAGGAGACAATGCCCCCTTCGTGCTTGAAGGTATGGACCTCGTTGTTCTGATCATCGATGAATTCGATTTCGATCTTGCTGTTCAGGTAAGCCAGTTCATCGAACCGCTTCTTGAGCGTGTTCGGATTAAACTCAACGGTCTCGAAAATGTCCTCGTCCGGATGAAAGCGGATGATCGTCCCCGTGTTCTGGGACGTGCCTATTTCCTTCAGCTGCGTGACCGGAACCCCTCGTTCGTAGCGCTGAAAATACTTCTTGCCGTCGCGCTTGATGATCACTTCCAGGGACGAGGACAGGGCGTTGACCACGGACACGCCCACCCCGTGCAGGCCGCCGGAAACCTTGTATGTGTCCTTGTCGAACTTGCCGCCGGCATGCAGCACGGTCATGACCACTTCCACGGCCGGCTTTTTCTCTTTGGGATGGATGTCCACGGGAATGCCGCGACCGTCGTCGCTGACCGTGATGCTGTTGTCCAGATGGAGCTGGACCTGAATCTTGGAGCAATACCCGGCCATGGACTCGTCGATGCTGTTGTCCACTACTTCATAGACCAGATGGTGCAAACCCTGGGCACTGGTGCTGCCGATGTACATGGAAGGACGTTTCCGGACGGCGGAAAGGCCCTCAAGTACGGTTATATTACTAGCGGTATATTTATTCTCATGTTCCATTGCGGGAAAATCCTTGTGCTGATTACTTTTGTGACGTGCAGAGCATGATCAGGTCCGAGCTTTATTCTTCAGTATCCGTGTACACCACTTCGTCGGATATCTGCATGGGCATGATCAAGACCTTGTAATCCGGATCATTGACATCTTCAATAAAGCACGGTCCATCCGAGCTGGTGAAGTGAAAGTGGATTTGGTCCGACTCGAAGTGGGAGAGAATTTCAATCATATCCCGTGTTGGGAAGGCGATCTTCTTCAAATTGCCCTGAAACACGACATCCAGAAATTCCTTGGCTTCGCCCTTTTCCTCGGATTGGACGTCCATCTGCACCATGCCTTCGCTGAACTCGAAAAACGTGCACATGCTGTTTTCCGTATTGAAGATCAGAATCCGGTCCAGGGCGTCCACCAAACCACGACGATCCACGTCCATTCCGCTGGGATCCGGCGCGGCGTGTTTGGCCAGCAACTGGTTGTAGTCCGGATATTCGTACAAGGACAGAGGAAGACTGATGTTCTCCTTGTGATCCACGGAACGGCAATAAAAACGGTTGTTCTGGATGTTCAGTTCGATTTCCTTCAGGGGAATCATGCGCTTCAGTTCATGGAGATACTTCTTGCTGATCAAAATGCCCTGTTCCGGCAACAGGTTTTGCAGCCCTTCATGCTCCAGTTTGCACAAGGCCAATTGATGGCCGTTCAGACCGCAAAAATCGACTTTCTGGTCCTTGGACGCGTATTTCAGGAGCATGCAGTTGAAGGCCTGCAAAGTGTCGTCATCGCTGACGGAATAGGAGACCTTGTCGATGATCGTGGAGAGGGTCGCTCCGGACAGGGAGACGGCGTTTTCCTCGGGAAAGACGGAAAGAGGCTGAAACCAGTAGTTTTCATTGATGGGCAAGACATACTTGCGCTTGTTCTGCTTGACCACCAGGTTCTTGGCTTCTTCTTCCACCAGAAACTGCAACTCTCCGGGATGGAGTTTACGGATCAGGTCGTACAAATGGCGTCCGTTGACGCCCACTAGTCCGTCTTCCTTGACCTCTGGGGAGAAGACGCCGAAGAATTCGATGTTTGAATCCGTGGCCATGATCCGCAATTGGTCCTTTTCCACCTTGAGCCACGTTGAT comes from Desulfonatronum thiodismutans and encodes:
- the dnaN gene encoding DNA polymerase III subunit beta translates to MKFLIQREEILPALQQAAQITSVKTGAVYLRSTWLKVEKDQLRIMATDSNIEFFGVFSPEVKEDGLVGVNGRHLYDLIRKLHPGELQFLVEEEAKNLVVKQNKRKYVLPINENYWFQPLSVFPEENAVSLSGATLSTIIDKVSYSVSDDDTLQAFNCMLLKYASKDQKVDFCGLNGHQLALCKLEHEGLQNLLPEQGILISKKYLHELKRMIPLKEIELNIQNNRFYCRSVDHKENISLPLSLYEYPDYNQLLAKHAAPDPSGMDVDRRGLVDALDRILIFNTENSMCTFFEFSEGMVQMDVQSEEKGEAKEFLDVVFQGNLKKIAFPTRDMIEILSHFESDQIHFHFTSSDGPCFIEDVNDPDYKVLIMPMQISDEVVYTDTEE
- the gyrB gene encoding DNA topoisomerase (ATP-hydrolyzing) subunit B — encoded protein: MEHENKYTASNITVLEGLSAVRKRPSMYIGSTSAQGLHHLVYEVVDNSIDESMAGYCSKIQVQLHLDNSITVSDDGRGIPVDIHPKEKKPAVEVVMTVLHAGGKFDKDTYKVSGGLHGVGVSVVNALSSSLEVIIKRDGKKYFQRYERGVPVTQLKEIGTSQNTGTIIRFHPDEDIFETVEFNPNTLKKRFDELAYLNSKIEIEFIDDQNNEVHTFKHEGGIVSFIEDLNASEQTIGQIISGTSEAGGVITEFALQYNTNYKENVHTFVNNICTHEGGSHLAGFKSALTRAINNYATNSDAAKKSKVKISGDDVREGLTAVISLKHPDPQFEGQTKTKLGNSEVAGIVSSSVYETLNRYLEENPKDAKAIIEKIVDTARAREAARKAKELVRKGPLAGFSLPGKLADCQTKNPEESELFIVEGDSAGGSAKQGRNPKFQAILPLRGKILNVEKTRMDKILSNKEIQALITAMGVGTGEEDVDLSRLRYHKVIIMTDADVDGSHIRTLLLTFFFRKFRSLIDQGYVYIGQPPLFRIHKANFEKYIHDADEMDTFLLEKTANQFVLQGEGDQRIENSKLLTLLKAVKRIQAFSADARNLGLTADLFFRLVSYRMRLDEDLRDINLPAFQEYMKLHGYFADVTHETSEIETIAFMRFTHENGYYVKLKGEFFKSKGYVKSFDQISKIVEEHGTLFFKVFKGEDKVAEMDLYDLYAFLLAETQKMYNIQRYKGLGEMNPEQLWSTTMNPEARTLLQVNVEDAVEADQIFSRLMGDNVEQRRIFIEKNALFVDQLDI